A genomic stretch from Procambarus clarkii isolate CNS0578487 chromosome 14, FALCON_Pclarkii_2.0, whole genome shotgun sequence includes:
- the LOC123755908 gene encoding induced myeloid leukemia cell differentiation protein Mcl-1 homolog, giving the protein MAPVTNKASPAVVIKRSSDTETDEGFHSPSASRAEGRCENGQAEVSNGSTSSASDSDGQQEPASHAASCGHTQEANVESCSQREAKSRERSRERDSVEKKAASLAKYVVFSLVEKTEAKSNDKVEETLLRCVKMMMHRHEILFKGMMKRFDITRETGYVSFVAVANELFEGGKMAITWARIVALYAFGGQLALYCKEKNIEDFNDTIATFMGTYASEVIAPFVRKAGGWIKICEEFPAEEDMESKAWRYLTWTAIGLGLAATASFFTSH; this is encoded by the exons ATGGCGCCCGTAACGAACAAAGCCAGCCCGGCTGTGGTCATAAAGAGGAGTAGTGACACAGAGACGGACGAAGGGTTCCACTCGCCGTCGGCGAGCAGAGCGGAGGGCAGGTGTGAGAACGGGCAGGCGGAAGTGAGTAATGGCAGCACCAGCAGTGCCAGCGACAGTGACGGACAGCAGGAGCCAGCCTCCCACGCCGCCTCCTGCGGCCACACGCAGGAGGCTAACGTAGAAAGTTGTAGCCAGAGGGAAGCCAAGAGTCGGGAAAGGTCGCGGGAGAGAGATAGTGTGGAGAAGAAGGCTGCGAGTCTAGCCAAATATGTAGTGTTCTCCCTGGTGGAGAAGACGGAGGCGAAGTCGAACGATAAGGTGGAAGAGACACTCCTCAGGTGTGTCAAGATGATGATGCACAGACACGAGATACTCTTCAAGGGAATGATGAAGAGATTTGACATTACCAGAGAGACCGGATACGTGTCCTTTGTTGCGGTTGCCAATGAACTATTTGAAGGTGGAAAGATGGCTATTACTTGGGCCAGGATAGTGGCTCTCTATGCCTTCGGTGGACAGTTGGCTTTGTACTGCAAAGAAAAAAATATAGAGGACTTCAACGACACAATAGCAACGTTCATGGGCACGTACGCCAGTGAAGTGATTGCGCCCTTCGTCAGGAAGGCTGGTGGTTGG ATAAAAATATGTGAAGAGTTTCCAGCCGAAGAAGATATGGAAAGTAAGGCGTGGAGATACCTCACATGGACAGCTATTGGATTAGGGTTGGCCGCTACTGCATCATTCTTCACCTCTCATTAG